In the genome of Paenibacillus pabuli, one region contains:
- a CDS encoding LysR family transcriptional regulator, whose amino-acid sequence MESGDLRIFQCVAQEGNLTRAAARLGYVQSNVTARIRHLESEVGTLLFIRHNRGMTLSPAGEMLLTYADKIVGLLDEAVKALSSTIEPSGPLRIGSTQTAAAVRLPELFAKYYKQHPAVSLSLTTGNSQVLMDQVIGYELEGAFIGCSCDHPDIASTPVFDEELFVVSSGMGPEDEELTSKPILVYSMGCSYRQILEEWLSVSGVTRPVIMEFGTLEAIISGVTSGMGISLLPEIVIRHQIENGSLRKHTLPAGMNRMMTHFITRKDAFVSSALGAFMGMLPREYDMIENSN is encoded by the coding sequence ATGGAGAGTGGGGATTTAAGGATATTTCAATGTGTCGCACAGGAAGGAAATCTGACCCGAGCTGCAGCGCGACTCGGTTATGTTCAGTCCAATGTCACAGCAAGGATACGACATTTGGAATCCGAAGTAGGGACACTGCTGTTCATCCGTCATAATCGGGGGATGACATTATCTCCAGCAGGGGAGATGCTGCTGACGTATGCGGATAAAATTGTGGGCCTGCTCGATGAGGCGGTTAAAGCGTTGAGCTCTACCATTGAACCTTCCGGACCACTGCGCATTGGCTCCACGCAGACGGCCGCAGCGGTACGTTTACCTGAGCTTTTTGCAAAATATTATAAACAGCATCCGGCTGTCTCCTTATCTTTGACTACAGGTAACTCCCAAGTGCTTATGGATCAGGTTATTGGGTATGAATTGGAAGGGGCGTTTATTGGTTGTTCATGTGACCACCCCGATATTGCTTCTACTCCCGTATTCGATGAAGAATTATTCGTTGTTTCCTCCGGTATGGGACCGGAAGACGAAGAACTTACCAGTAAACCGATTCTGGTCTACAGCATGGGATGTTCATATCGTCAGATTTTGGAGGAATGGTTATCAGTTAGCGGTGTAACTCGTCCGGTCATTATGGAATTTGGAACCCTTGAAGCAATTATTAGCGGGGTTACATCCGGCATGGGCATTTCGCTGTTGCCTGAGATCGTCATTCGGCATCAGATCGAAAATGGATCACTGCGCAAGCACACACTCCCGGCAGGCATGAATCGGATGATGACTCATTTTATTACGCGCAAGGATGCCTTTGTCAGCAGTGCACTTGGCGCTTTTATGGGGATGCTGCCGCGGGAGTATGATATGATAGAGAATAGCAATTAA
- a CDS encoding HelD family protein: MSDSFQSAYQEEEYRLERTMKEVDSQLERLKNIPVYTGHDFTEQVLEAGREERRTALSKSAQQPYFGRLDFEEQGSGARKPLYIGKIGVDREEVGEHPLVIDWRAPVASLFYSFTGGEASATYEAPEGLIEGLVYLKRNVVIRQRILERVADTYNRDSDQPAVSDEFLVYRLGENKDNKLRDIVSTIQAEQDQIIRAARNTALIIQGVAGSGKTTVALHRLAFLLYQYKEQVSAEKMVIFAPNHMFLDYISDVLPELGVGDIQQRTFPDWAMNLLGLELPLADTSDTLNTWFETPDARPELNDDVPGRYKGSIRFMELIREWLSGMEDESVPDMDFSPWDGAVLGKAEIENWFGEEYKHYPLAKRKERVMARIHRWIEMELKKPCPEAVRKERKKKAATREKAYAKKWPQYEPLTLYKQLFKVVKGGSVPASLSGLIPKLVMKQTAADLKQDIIREEDLPALVYIHTLVHDIEGSERFDHVVIDEAQDFSPFHVALLDQFVKGHSFTILGDLSQGIHEYRGVHAWEEMSSLFPEEQNAYFALTRSYRSTMEIIDYANTILERGVKSGITAIPVFRSGDPVRTLSYGKKGRTASLEQALKLLTVKDYRTVSILTRTLHEAKELHQELQAAGWELNLIDGGKKQYTGGHSVLPVYLSKGLEFDAVIVADADENHYLPNAGDAKLLYVGCTRALHELWLFHDSQLPDYASATHNPEGESVAIQGWPVSEAE; this comes from the coding sequence ATGTCAGACAGCTTTCAAAGTGCCTATCAAGAAGAAGAGTACAGGTTAGAGCGAACGATGAAGGAAGTGGACAGTCAGCTGGAACGGCTGAAGAACATTCCGGTGTACACCGGCCACGACTTCACAGAACAAGTGCTGGAAGCCGGACGTGAAGAGCGCCGCACCGCCTTGTCCAAGAGCGCGCAGCAACCCTATTTCGGACGCTTGGATTTCGAAGAACAGGGCAGTGGTGCACGGAAACCGCTGTATATTGGCAAAATCGGCGTAGACCGCGAAGAGGTGGGAGAGCATCCGCTCGTCATCGATTGGCGTGCTCCTGTCGCGAGCCTGTTTTACTCATTTACCGGAGGGGAAGCCTCCGCAACGTACGAAGCCCCAGAGGGACTCATTGAGGGTCTGGTTTATCTGAAACGAAACGTAGTCATTCGCCAGCGTATATTGGAACGTGTAGCAGATACGTACAATCGGGACAGCGACCAGCCAGCCGTATCGGATGAATTCCTCGTGTATCGATTGGGTGAGAACAAGGACAACAAGCTCCGTGATATCGTATCCACCATTCAGGCGGAGCAGGATCAGATCATTCGTGCGGCGAGAAACACCGCATTGATCATTCAAGGTGTGGCCGGTTCGGGAAAAACAACCGTCGCACTGCATCGACTTGCCTTTTTGCTTTATCAGTACAAGGAGCAGGTATCCGCAGAGAAAATGGTTATTTTCGCACCCAACCACATGTTCCTGGATTACATATCGGATGTACTCCCGGAGCTCGGTGTAGGGGACATTCAGCAGCGTACATTCCCGGATTGGGCGATGAACCTGCTTGGACTGGAGCTGCCTTTGGCAGACACGTCAGATACTTTGAACACCTGGTTTGAAACGCCGGATGCACGTCCTGAACTCAATGACGATGTGCCTGGTCGTTATAAAGGCTCGATCCGTTTCATGGAATTGATTCGGGAGTGGCTTTCCGGGATGGAAGATGAATCTGTACCTGATATGGATTTCAGTCCATGGGATGGTGCAGTGCTCGGCAAAGCCGAGATTGAGAACTGGTTCGGGGAGGAATACAAACATTATCCGCTGGCGAAACGCAAAGAACGGGTGATGGCGCGTATTCACCGCTGGATTGAGATGGAGCTCAAGAAACCTTGCCCGGAAGCCGTTCGCAAAGAGCGTAAAAAGAAAGCGGCAACCCGTGAGAAGGCCTATGCCAAAAAATGGCCTCAATATGAACCGCTTACGCTGTACAAACAGCTGTTCAAGGTTGTTAAAGGCGGTTCGGTACCTGCCTCGCTCAGCGGGCTTATTCCCAAATTGGTGATGAAGCAAACGGCTGCAGATTTGAAGCAGGATATTATCCGTGAAGAGGACCTGCCTGCATTGGTGTACATTCATACCTTGGTTCATGATATTGAAGGCTCCGAGCGATTTGATCACGTTGTCATTGATGAAGCGCAGGACTTTTCTCCTTTTCATGTGGCGTTATTGGATCAGTTTGTCAAAGGGCATTCCTTCACCATACTGGGGGATCTGTCCCAAGGTATTCATGAGTATCGTGGTGTTCATGCGTGGGAAGAGATGAGCTCCCTGTTTCCCGAAGAACAGAATGCATACTTTGCCTTGACCCGAAGTTATCGCTCGACGATGGAAATTATAGATTACGCCAATACGATTCTGGAGCGGGGCGTCAAGAGCGGCATTACGGCGATTCCAGTGTTCCGGAGTGGTGATCCCGTGCGGACTTTGTCCTATGGGAAAAAGGGACGTACAGCAAGCCTCGAACAGGCTTTGAAGCTGTTAACGGTCAAAGACTATCGCACCGTCTCCATTCTGACTCGTACCCTGCATGAGGCAAAGGAGCTTCACCAGGAACTCCAGGCAGCAGGCTGGGAGCTAAACTTGATTGATGGTGGCAAAAAACAGTATACAGGCGGCCACTCCGTTTTACCTGTCTATTTGTCAAAAGGCTTGGAGTTTGATGCAGTAATTGTAGCGGACGCGGATGAGAATCACTATTTGCCCAATGCGGGTGATGCGAAGCTGTTATACGTTGGCTGTACACGGGCATTGCACGAACTGTGGTTATTCCACGACAGCCAATTGCCAGACTATGCATCTGCAACCCACAATCCGGAAGGCGAGTCTGTTGCCATTCAGGGTTGGCCTGTTAGCGAGGCAGAGTGA
- a CDS encoding SDR family NAD(P)-dependent oxidoreductase: MNWTNTVALVTGGGTGIGRATSILLANRGATVAVNYSRSQNEAEETVQHILNAGGHAFAIQANVGSDVEVRQMVASITEKIGPVTALVNNASITHHIPMNDLESVTDEIWNELYDVNVKGMFYCARAVSKGMLQAGQGAIVNLGSIAGSTGSGSSLPYAVSKAAVHGLTKSLAHALSPDIRVNAIIPGAVATRWWAGKEEQMHRLGGELLLQRIAASEDIAHMICAALEQPSMTGQLITVDSGQTL; this comes from the coding sequence ATGAACTGGACAAACACCGTAGCTTTGGTAACCGGAGGGGGTACGGGCATAGGGCGAGCTACCAGTATATTGTTAGCTAATCGTGGAGCCACCGTCGCTGTGAATTACTCCCGTTCCCAAAATGAAGCGGAAGAAACGGTGCAACATATTCTGAATGCGGGAGGTCACGCTTTTGCAATTCAGGCTAATGTTGGCTCCGATGTCGAGGTTCGCCAAATGGTGGCCTCTATCACTGAAAAAATTGGACCTGTGACTGCACTCGTAAATAACGCCAGCATTACGCATCATATCCCAATGAATGATCTGGAATCCGTAACGGATGAAATATGGAATGAACTGTATGACGTCAATGTTAAAGGCATGTTTTACTGTGCACGAGCTGTGTCAAAAGGAATGCTGCAAGCAGGCCAAGGCGCGATCGTTAACCTTGGCAGTATAGCTGGCAGCACAGGATCAGGGTCTTCCCTTCCTTACGCCGTTTCCAAAGCAGCAGTTCACGGTCTGACGAAGTCTTTGGCACATGCATTATCCCCCGATATTCGGGTTAACGCCATCATTCCGGGTGCAGTCGCGACCCGTTGGTGGGCAGGAAAGGAAGAACAGATGCATCGTCTGGGCGGTGAATTATTGTTGCAGCGAATAGCGGCAAGCGAAGACATTGCACATATGATATGCGCCGCGTTGGAGCAACCATCCATGACCGGGCAACTAATTACAGTAGATAGCGGTCAGACGTTATGA
- a CDS encoding DMT family transporter — protein sequence MKPLKYTLLILVTTFIMGTSFPVGKIGMMYAPPFLLMGLRYILAGALLAWIIRKRPMPVGWKQWMQIAIIGLFQSAGVMGCAYYSMNWISSGESAIITFTNPLLVIILSAALYGVSYRFSQWTGVVLGFVGVALTFGFHLSMSPGTWIGFGGAVLFAVSTLLIKRWGAAHDTFVLTAYQMLAGGAVLLLLTVFTEELHFIVNTTSIVVLVWLTIFCSIIQFTLWFYLLQNTDPAKTSSFLFLAPLFGLLSSFVLLKEHVGWIVGAGGIMICLGIFLVNRHPAGHKSALDKPGLTQRTPAS from the coding sequence ATGAAGCCTTTAAAATATACGCTCCTGATCCTGGTTACAACTTTCATCATGGGAACCTCGTTTCCCGTAGGCAAAATCGGCATGATGTATGCTCCTCCCTTTTTGTTAATGGGGCTTCGCTATATATTGGCAGGAGCATTACTAGCGTGGATCATCAGAAAACGTCCCATGCCTGTGGGGTGGAAACAGTGGATGCAAATCGCCATAATCGGTCTGTTCCAGTCGGCGGGAGTAATGGGCTGTGCCTACTACAGCATGAACTGGATTAGCTCGGGAGAATCGGCCATTATCACGTTTACGAATCCGCTGCTTGTCATCATCCTGAGTGCTGCGCTATATGGTGTGTCCTATCGTTTTAGCCAATGGACCGGTGTGGTTCTCGGATTTGTCGGAGTGGCGTTAACCTTCGGATTCCATCTGAGCATGAGTCCTGGGACGTGGATTGGGTTTGGCGGCGCTGTCTTGTTTGCTGTATCTACGTTGCTTATTAAACGCTGGGGAGCTGCTCATGATACATTTGTACTTACCGCTTACCAAATGCTCGCTGGAGGCGCAGTACTGCTTCTACTGACTGTGTTTACAGAGGAGCTTCATTTTATCGTAAATACAACGTCCATCGTTGTCCTTGTATGGCTGACGATTTTCTGTTCCATCATTCAGTTCACCCTCTGGTTTTATTTGCTGCAAAACACGGATCCGGCCAAAACCAGTTCCTTTCTTTTTCTGGCACCACTGTTTGGACTGCTGTCGAGCTTCGTCTTGTTGAAAGAGCATGTCGGCTGGATTGTAGGTGCAGGCGGTATAATGATCTGTTTGGGCATTTTCCTGGTTAACCGCCATCCCGCCGGTCATAAGTCAGCTTTGGATAAACCGGGTTTGACCCAACGCACCCCTGCAAGTTAA